A region from the Bos indicus isolate NIAB-ARS_2022 breed Sahiwal x Tharparkar chromosome 14, NIAB-ARS_B.indTharparkar_mat_pri_1.0, whole genome shotgun sequence genome encodes:
- the FAM110B gene encoding protein FAM110B, producing the protein MPTESLQTGSMVKPVSPAGTFTSAVPLRILNKGPDYFRRQAEPNPKRLSAVERLEADKAKYVKSQEVINAKQEPVKPAVLAKPPVCPAAKRALGSPTLKGFGGGGGGAKSEGGAPRETLKLEILKNILNSSEGSSTGSGHKHSARNWPAPRADAAELHRHSFAESLRARPAPGRGSPQEGGSHVGRRPPEPTSSAAAAADAFLHVSHSSSDIRQGPGARPLKAILPCSSSAPPLPPKPKVAAPAAVKSPEAEAAEPAGGVGRRPSLQRSKSDLSDRYFRVDADVERFFNYCGLDPEELENLGMENFARANSDIISLNFRSASMISSDCEQSQDSNSDLRNDDSANDRVPYGISAIERNARIIKWLYSIKQARESQKVSHV; encoded by the coding sequence ATGCCCACGGAGAGCCTACAGACAGGTAGCATGGTGAAGCCGGTCAGCCCCGCCGGCACCTTCACGTCGGCCGTGCCCCTGCGCATCCTCAACAAGGGGCCCGACTACTTTCGCCGCCAGGCGGAGCCCAACCCCAAGAGACTCAGCGCCGTGGAGCGGCTGGAGGCCGACAAGGCCAAGTACGTCAAGAGCCAGGAGGTCATCAACGCCAAGCAGGAGCCCGTGAAGCCGGCGGTGCTGGCCAAGCCCCCCGTCTGCCCCGCCGCCAAGCGCGCGCTCGGCAGCCCCACGCTCAAGGGcttcggcggcggcggcggcggagccAAGAGCGAGGGGGGCGCGCCTCGCGAGACCCTGAAGCTGGAGATCCTCAAGAACATCCTCAACAGCTCCGAAGGCTCGAGCACGGGCTCGGGCCACAAGCACAGTGCGCGGAACTGGCCGGCGCCCCGGGCTGACGCGGCCGAGCTGCACCGGCACTCGTTCGCCGAGTCGCTGCGCGCGCGCCCCGCGCCGGGCCGGGGCAGCCCCCAGGAGGGCGGCTCGCACGTGGGCCGCCGGCCGCCCGAGCCCACCTcttccgccgccgccgccgccgacgCCTTTCTGCACGTGTCGCACAGCTCCTCGGACATCCGCCAGGGGCCCGGGGCCAGGCCCCTGAAGGCCATCCTCCCCTGCAGCAGTTCCGCCCCGCCGCTGCCCCCCAAGCCCAAGGTGGCCGCCCCGGCCGCAGTGAAGTCCCCCGAGGCCGAGGCGGCCGAGCCGGCTGGCGGGGTGGGCCGGAGACCCTCGCTGCAGCGCTCCAAGTCAGACTTGAGCGATAGGTATTTCCGCGTGGACGCCGACGTGGAGCGCTTCTTCAACTACTGCGGACTGGATCCAGAGGAGCTGGAGAACCTGGGCATGGAGAACTTCGCGCGGGCCAACTCGGACATCATCTCGCTCAACTTCCGCAGCGCCAGCATGATCAGCTCGGACTGCGAACAGTCTCAGGACAGTAACAGTGACCTTAGGAACGATGACAGTGCCAATGACCGGGTGCCCTACGGCATCTCCGCCATCGAGAGGAACGCGCGCATCATCAAGTGGTTGTACAGCATCAAACAGGCCAGGGAGTCGCAGAAGGTGTCCCACGTGTAA